One Salvelinus sp. IW2-2015 linkage group LG35, ASM291031v2, whole genome shotgun sequence DNA segment encodes these proteins:
- the LOC111958541 gene encoding cell adhesion molecule CEACAM5-like isoform X2, which yields MLTVIDGPMQPVIAGAPIAEREQRVTFNCSSSSQPLSQFSWFFNGSQVATGSVYETGPLTLASHGEYTCVAFNNVTVRNSTVSKMLTIIEAITSVMVKRNKLPIASDNLTLTCEVTGRYDTIDWMKDNRSLVLNNNLNSDITISNNSLHFSPVKVSNDGNYQCVATNLFGPHISPKYQLLVNYGPLSVNISGPGLVVIGSVINANLKCSADSRPTSEYWWKYINKSLPATGPLMAVGISLKNARIYTCVAKNPLTNISMSKTISLDVTGPSPVPPFQSRVV from the exons ATGCTCACTGTTATTG ATGGACCCATGCAACCTGTGATAGCTGGTGCACCCATTGCCGAAAGAGAACAAAGAGTGACCTTCAACTGCTCATCCTCCTCTCAGCCTCTCAGCCAGTTCAGCTGGTTCTTCAATGGCTCCCAGGTGGCGACTGGCTCAGTGTATGAGACTGGCCCACTGACCTTAGCCAGTCATGGGGAATACACCTGTGTGGCCTTCAACAACGTCACTGTCAGAAACAGCACTGTCTCCAAGATGCTCACCATCATTG agGCTATAACGTCGGTGATGGTGAAACGAAACAAATTACCAATAGCATCTGACAACCTAACCCTGACCTGTGAAGTCACCGGGCGCTATGACACCATCGACTGGATGAAGGACAACCGGTCTCTGGTCCTGAACAACAACTTGAACTCTGACATCACCATCTCTAACAACTCTCTGCACTTCAGTCCAGTCAAGGTGTCAAATGATGGAAACTATCAGTGCGTTGCCACCAACCTCTTTGGTCCACACATCAGCCCTAAATACCAGCTACTGGTGAACT ATGGCCCTCTGAGTGTGAACATCTCTGGCCCAGGATTAGTGGTGATTGGCTCAGTAATTAATGCCAATCTGAAGTGCTCAGCCGACTCCCGGCCGACCAGTGAGTACTGGTGGAAATACATCAACAAATCATTGCCGGCGACTGGTCCTTTGATGGCTGTAGGCATCTCCTTGAAAAATGCAAGGATATACACCTGTGTGGCCAAGAACCCTCTAACTAACATCTCAATGTCCAAGACCATTAGTCTGGATGTCACTG gccCTTCACCTGTCCCTCCATTCCAGTCCAGAGTGGTCTGA
- the LOC111958541 gene encoding cell adhesion molecule CEACAM5-like isoform X1 yields the protein MLTVIAPITSVSISTGGNQAIDGDSFTMTCNIVGDPSSIHRWKNRTSVRLDNRTHVSFDNRTLAFNPVQHSDYGEYQCMARNSVSNRTSTRYTLLVNYGPMQPVIAGAPIAEREQRVTFNCSSSSQPLSQFSWFFNGSQVATGSVYETGPLTLASHGEYTCVAFNNVTVRNSTVSKMLTIIEAITSVMVKRNKLPIASDNLTLTCEVTGRYDTIDWMKDNRSLVLNNNLNSDITISNNSLHFSPVKVSNDGNYQCVATNLFGPHISPKYQLLVNYGPLSVNISGPGLVVIGSVINANLKCSADSRPTSEYWWKYINKSLPATGPLMAVGISLKNARIYTCVAKNPLTNISMSKTISLDVTGPSPVPPFQSRVV from the exons ATGCTCACTGTTATTG CGCCAATAACCTCAGTGTCCATAAGCACCGGTGGAAACCAGGCGATAGATGGTGACTCCTTTACAATGACTTGCAATATTGTCGGTGATCCTAGCTCCATTCACCGGTGGAAGAACCGCACGTCAGTGCGTCTAGATAACAGAACACACGTCTCTTTCGACAACAGAACATTGGCCTTCAACCCTGTACAGCATTCAGACTATGGAGAATATCAGTGTATGGCCAGAAATAGTGTGAGCAACAGAACTAGCACCCGCTACACACTCCTAGTGAATT ATGGACCCATGCAACCTGTGATAGCTGGTGCACCCATTGCCGAAAGAGAACAAAGAGTGACCTTCAACTGCTCATCCTCCTCTCAGCCTCTCAGCCAGTTCAGCTGGTTCTTCAATGGCTCCCAGGTGGCGACTGGCTCAGTGTATGAGACTGGCCCACTGACCTTAGCCAGTCATGGGGAATACACCTGTGTGGCCTTCAACAACGTCACTGTCAGAAACAGCACTGTCTCCAAGATGCTCACCATCATTG agGCTATAACGTCGGTGATGGTGAAACGAAACAAATTACCAATAGCATCTGACAACCTAACCCTGACCTGTGAAGTCACCGGGCGCTATGACACCATCGACTGGATGAAGGACAACCGGTCTCTGGTCCTGAACAACAACTTGAACTCTGACATCACCATCTCTAACAACTCTCTGCACTTCAGTCCAGTCAAGGTGTCAAATGATGGAAACTATCAGTGCGTTGCCACCAACCTCTTTGGTCCACACATCAGCCCTAAATACCAGCTACTGGTGAACT ATGGCCCTCTGAGTGTGAACATCTCTGGCCCAGGATTAGTGGTGATTGGCTCAGTAATTAATGCCAATCTGAAGTGCTCAGCCGACTCCCGGCCGACCAGTGAGTACTGGTGGAAATACATCAACAAATCATTGCCGGCGACTGGTCCTTTGATGGCTGTAGGCATCTCCTTGAAAAATGCAAGGATATACACCTGTGTGGCCAAGAACCCTCTAACTAACATCTCAATGTCCAAGACCATTAGTCTGGATGTCACTG gccCTTCACCTGTCCCTCCATTCCAGTCCAGAGTGGTCTGA